The sequence CGACATCACCCCCGATGAGGTGGATAAGCTCCTCGGCGCCAGCGACTTCTTTGCCCGGGAGGCCTCCTTTACCGCCCTGGGGCAGGACCGCGCAATGAAACTGCTCGAAGCGTTCAAGCAGGGGAGCTGGCGTGCGAGGCTGAGCAATACCGATGAGGCCTCGGCGGAAGTCACCCTCACGGCCGAAGACACCCCGGCATCACAGCCGGCCCTATTGGAGGGGCTGCCGCCGCACCCCGACTACACTTTTGCCTTCCAGCCCATCATCGATGTCAGAGACGGTACGATCTTCTCTTACGAGGCTCTGCTGCGCGGCGTGAACAACGAGACGGCCGAGAATGTGCTTAGTCGGGTCGACGCGGACAGTCTGCACCGGTTTGACGAGGAAAGCCGTATCCTCGCCATTGAAATGGCGGCCCGGCTGGGGCTGCCCGCCCGCTTGAACCTCAACGTCCTGCCCAGGAGCATCGGCATTTCACCGACGGCGGTCGCTTCCGTACGCGAAACGGCCCGGCGGTGCGGTCTGCGCATGGAGCAGATCGTCCTGGAGATATTGGAGTGGGAGATCATTGACGATTTCGAGGCGTTCAAGAGCAAGCTCGATCCCTACCGGGGGTTCGGGATGCACTTTGCCATCGACGACTTCGGCTCCGGCTATGCCGGGCTCAACCTACTGGCGGAGTTTCAGCCCGACCTGATCAAGCTCGATATGGAGCTGGTGCGCGGCATCGAACATAACGGCCCGCGGCAGGCGATCGTGCGCGGCATTATCCGGACCTGTTTCGACCTGGGGATCGACATTATCGCTGAGGGGGTCGAAACGGTCGGGGAGTCTCGGTGGCTGCGCGGCGAGGGGATCGTACTCTACCAGGGGAACCTGCTGGCCGAACCGGCGTTCGAGGCGCTTCCGACACGGTTCACAATACCCTGATGCAGCGGGAAGCGTGCGGTGCGTTTCGAGATTATCGGTAAATAGTTTATGGTTTATCGTAAAAAAATGAGAGTGGGAAAATTCGGATGGATGGTGGACCCTACCGGGATCGAACCGGTGACCTCGTCGCTGCCAGCGACGCGCTCTCCCAGCTGAGCTAAGGGCCCGGGAGATTTTTAAGAGGCAAAATTATACTTGCCGCAGACTTAAGGAAGTTTGAAACGACCCCCTCTGATCAGAGGATCGAATACTTTGCCGCCTCGGCGCGAGAGGCGAGGGGGGTCGTCGTGACAGTTTCACCGTTGATGTCGAGGGTGTACTCTTCGTCCGGCGAGGTCTTGCAGTAGGTGAGAATGCTACGAAGGGCGAAATTGCGGTCGTTCTCGCTGGCGTTCTTGCTCAGCAGGACGTGCGGCCCCGGAACGCCTTCGGTCCGGATGTGGATGAACTTCGCGTTGTCGATCTCCTGCAGTTTGACGTTCTCCTCCTGGTCGCGGCCTATTACCATTTTCGCGCCATCGGGCAGACGGAAGTGACGGCCCCATTTGAGCACCGGGATGTCCGGCACGTCGAACTGTTCGTCGTACTTGATGTAGTCGCGGATCTTGATGGCGAAGTTGGCGTCCGTCAGCAGACAACCGCCGCCCGGGCTCTCGAAATCAACGAGTCCGAACTGCTCGGCGAGCTCCATCTGGCGTTCGCGGCTGCGGCCGAGGATCCCCTCGAGCTTGTCGCGGTCGACCCACCCCTCCTCTTCGGCGATGGTCGGTGCCAGGCGTTTGGCGCTCATCGGGCGCAAGAGCAGGCCGTCGACGTTGGCTTCGTTAAGGACCTTGATGAGGGCGTCTTTGTTCTGGCTCATCGGGCGCTGGCCGAGGACTTCACCGCTGATGAGGAAACTGGCACCTTCGGCTTCCATGATGCGCTTGGCGACTTCGAACATTTTCGCATGGCAGTCGA is a genomic window of Sulfurimonas sp. HSL1-2 containing:
- a CDS encoding diguanylate phosphodiesterase; the encoded protein is MSQLIELIYCSAAAHPFSRAELAQLLAASRSNNEKIGVSGMLLYAEGSFFQVLEGEAPTVEALFETIRRDPRHNAVTLIIREPIARRAFEAWTMGYADITPDEVDKLLGASDFFAREASFTALGQDRAMKLLEAFKQGSWRARLSNTDEASAEVTLTAEDTPASQPALLEGLPPHPDYTFAFQPIIDVRDGTIFSYEALLRGVNNETAENVLSRVDADSLHRFDEESRILAIEMAARLGLPARLNLNVLPRSIGISPTAVASVRETARRCGLRMEQIVLEILEWEIIDDFEAFKSKLDPYRGFGMHFAIDDFGSGYAGLNLLAEFQPDLIKLDMELVRGIEHNGPRQAIVRGIIRTCFDLGIDIIAEGVETVGESRWLRGEGIVLYQGNLLAEPAFEALPTRFTIP
- a CDS encoding argininosuccinate synthase domain-containing protein, producing MSKRKAIALFSGGLDSTLAMKLIIDQGIDVIACNINTGFGATKDRRAHMQNMCDQVGAELRIIDIQSEYLQDVLFDPKYGYGKHFNPCIDCHAKMFEVAKRIMEAEGASFLISGEVLGQRPMSQNKDALIKVLNEANVDGLLLRPMSAKRLAPTIAEEEGWVDRDKLEGILGRSRERQMELAEQFGLVDFESPGGGCLLTDANFAIKIRDYIKYDEQFDVPDIPVLKWGRHFRLPDGAKMVIGRDQEENVKLQEIDNAKFIHIRTEGVPGPHVLLSKNASENDRNFALRSILTYCKTSPDEEYTLDINGETVTTTPLASRAEAAKYSIL